A region of Anolis sagrei isolate rAnoSag1 chromosome 2, rAnoSag1.mat, whole genome shotgun sequence DNA encodes the following proteins:
- the MTAP gene encoding S-methyl-5'-thioadenosine phosphorylase, producing MAAAASSPPVKIGIIGGTGLDDPDILEGRTEKYVDTPYGKPSDALILGKIKNVDCVLLARHGRHHTIIPTNINYRANMWALKEEGCTHLLVTTACGSLREEIQPGDIVIIDQFIDRTTQRRLTFYDGNHSCLPGVCHVSMAEPFCAKTREVLMDVAKKLGIKCHSKGTVITIEGPRFSSRAESLMFRSWGGDVINMTTVPEVTLAKEAGICYASIAMATDYDCWKEHEESVSVDKVLKTLKENANKATSLLLTSIPQIGSMEWGETLQNLKSMVQLSVILPKH from the exons ATTGGAATAATTGGAGGCACTGGCCTGGATGATCCTGACATATTAGAAGGTCGAACAGAAAAATATGTTGATACGCCTTATGGAAAG CCATCAGATGCTTTGATTTTGGGAAAGATAAAAAATGTTGACTGTGTGCTTCTAGCCAG ACATGGAAGGCATCATACAATCATACCAACAAATATCAATTATCGTGCCAATATGTGGGCTCTGAAGGAAGAGGGCTGCACCCACCTACTAGTGACTACTGCTTGTGGCTCATTAAGAGAAGAAATTCAGCCTGGAGATATTGTTATCATCGACCAGTTCATAGACAG AACCACGCAGAGACGCCTCACTTTTTATGATGGGAACCATTCCTGCCTTCCAGGCGTATGCCATGTGTCAATGGCTGAACCCTTCTGTGCCAAAACAAGAGAA GTCCTTATGGATGTTGCAAAGAAGCTTGGGATCAAGTGCCACTCCAAGGGGACAGTAATCACCATTGAGGGGCCACGTTTTAGCTCTCGGGCAGAGAGCCTGATGTTTCGCAGCTGGGGAGGAGACGTCATCAATATGACTACAGTTCCTGAGGTGACTCTGGCCAAGGAAGCTGGCATCTGCTATGCAAGTATTGCTATGGCAACAGATTACGATTGCTGGAAGGAACACGAAGAAAGT GTTTCAGTGGATAAAGTGCTAAAGACGTTgaaagaaaatgcaaataaagcaaCCAGTTTACTCCTGACTTCTATACCTCAGATTGGATCCATGGAATGGGGAGAAACCCTGCAGAACTTGAAA AGCATGGTGCAGTTGTCTGTTATACTTCcaaaacattga